Proteins encoded in a region of the Quercus lobata isolate SW786 chromosome 8, ValleyOak3.0 Primary Assembly, whole genome shotgun sequence genome:
- the LOC115958301 gene encoding NAD-dependent malic enzyme 59 kDa isoform, mitochondrial, producing MWNIARFAASNLSRSRRFSTAIPGPCIVHKRGADILHDPWFNKDTGFPLTERDRLGLRGLLPPRVISFEQQYARFMESYRSLEKNTRGQSDGIVSLAKWRILNRLHDRNETLYYRVLIDNIKNFAPVIYTPTVGLVCQNYSGLFRRPRGMYFSAKDKGEMMSMIYNWPAHQVDMIVLTDGSRILGLGDLGVQGIGIPIGKLDMYVAAAGINPQKILPVMLDVGTNNQKLLEDPLYLGLRQPRLEGEEYLSIVDEFMEAVFTRWPKAIVQFEDFQMKWAFETLQRYRKRFCMFNDDIQGTAGVALAGLLGSVRAQGRPLSDFVHQKIVVVGAGSAGLGVLNMAAQAVSRMSGNGEAAVKKQFFLLDKDGLVTKERKELDPSAAPFAKDPREIEGLREGAGLVEVVKKVKPHVLLGLSGVGGVFSVEVLKAMRESDSSKPAIFAMSNPTMNAECTAADAFRHAGENIVFASGSPFENVVLGNGKVGHVNQANNMYLFPGIGLGTLLSGARFITDGMLQAAAECLASYMTDEDIQNGILYPSINSIRNITAEVGAAVLRAAVAEELAEGHCDVGPKELKNMSKEMTVEYVRSNMWFPVYSPLVHEK from the exons ATGTGGAATATTGCGCGATTCGCCGCGTCGAATCTGAGCCGATCGAGGCGCTTCTCGACGGCGATTCCTGGTCCTTGTATCGTTCACAAGCGTGGTGCTGATATTCTCCACGATCCCTGGTTTAAcaag GATACTGGATTCCCTTTGACTGAAAGGGATCGTCTAGGGCTTCGTGGCCTCCTCCCACCTCGCGTGATATCATTTGAGCAGCAATATGCTCGTTTCA TGGAGTCATATCGGTCTTTAGAGAAAAATACTCGGGGCCAATCAGATGGCATTGTTTCCTTGGCAAAATGGAGGATCTTGAATAGACTTCATGACAGGAATGAGACTTTATATTACCGA GTCCTTATTGATAACATCAAAAATTTCGCTCCAGTAATATATACTCCAACAGTAGGATTAGTATGTCAGAATTACTCAGGGTTATTTAGACGCCCGCGTGGAATGTATTTCAGTGCGAAAGATAAGGGGGAGATGATGTCCATGATCTATAATTGGCCAGCTCATCAG GTAGACATGATAGTCCTGACAGATGGCAGTCGTATCCTTGGCTTAGGTGACCTTGGAGTTCAGGGAATTGGAATTCCTATTGGAAAACTTGATATGTATGTTGCTGCTGCTGGTATCAACCCACAGAAA ATACTCCCGGTTATGCTTGATGTTGGTACTAATAATCAAAAGCTACTTGAAGATCCTCTTT ATTTAGGACTTAGACAACCTAGGTTGGAAGGAGAAGAGTATCTTTCAATTGTTGATGAATTCATGGAAGCTGTTTTCACACGTTGGCCCAAGGCTATTGTACAG TTTGAGGACTTTCAAATGAAATGGGCTTTTGAAACTCTGCAACGGTATCGTAAAAGGTTTTGCATGTTTAATGATGACATACAG GGGACTGCTGGTGTTGCACTTGCAGGACTTTTAGGATCTGTGAGAGCCCAAGGTCGACCATTGTCTGATTTTGTGCACCAAAAGATAGTTGTGGTTGGAGCTGGGAG TGCAGGGCTAGGTGTTCTTAACATGGCTGCACAAGCTGTTTCTAGAATGTCAGGAAACGGCGAAGCAGCAGTGAAAAAACAGTTTTTCCTTCTTGATAAAGAT GGCCTCGTCACAAAAGAGAGGAAGGAACTTGATCCTTCAGCAGCACCATTTGCTAAAGACCCTAGAGAGATTGAGGGACTTAGGGAGGGAGCTGGCCTAGTTGAAGTG GTTAAAAAGGTCAAGCCCCATGTGCTTCTTGGTTTGTCTGGAGTTGGTGGTGTCTTCAGTGTGGAG GTGCTTAAGGCAATGCGAGAATCTGATTCAAGTAAACCTGCCATTTTTGCTATGTCAAATCCCACCATGAATG CTGAATGCACTGCTGCTGATGCTTTTAGGCATGCTGGAGAAAATATAGTCTTTGCAAGTGGCAGCCCTTTTGAAAATGTTGTTCTAG GGAATGGAAAAGTAGGCCATGTAAATCAAGCAAATAACATGTACCTGTTTCCTGG GATTGGTTTGGGAACTCTTCTCTCAGGTGCCCGGTTTATAACAGATGGAATGTTGCAAGCAGCTGCTGAATG CCTCGCTTCTTACATGACCGATGAAGACATTCAAAATGGAATCTTGTATCCATCTATCAATAG CATTCGAAATATCACGGCAGAGGTTGGAGCTGCTGTTCTGCGTGCAGCTGTTGCAGAAGAGCTGGCAGAAGGACACTGTGATGTGGGGCCTAAAGAGCTCAAGAACATGTCCAAA GAGATGACAGTGGAATATGTCCGAAGCAATATGTGGTTCCCTGTTTACAGTCCTCTTGTTCATGAGAAATAA